From one Conyzicola nivalis genomic stretch:
- a CDS encoding vWA domain-containing protein, translating to MELIFWWMLPLWLVGLAAAVAVAAVLARRSRRRTALSLPIAHRDRLTGLPGYARALRRYRRLLVGLIASLLVLLVGVALITARPASVSSVQPKLSNRDIVLCLDVSGSMVDYDREVLDVFGELAEQFTGERISLVVFNASAVTRFPLTSDYEYIADQFAALRDDFDSETSDYYRGTLFGNGSSLVGDGLASCVVRFDTPDAERSRSVILVTDNLIAGEPIFTLPEAGALAQQRGVTVYGINPGDTDAKAYLDDLAVEFRTVVEGTQGSYFALDDPKAIPSIVDEITSQQAAEMVGEPQIVLTDRPEVPVLIAFLGLAGLFVFAWRLRR from the coding sequence ATGGAACTGATCTTCTGGTGGATGCTCCCGCTCTGGCTGGTCGGGCTCGCCGCGGCCGTGGCGGTCGCCGCTGTGCTCGCGCGTCGCAGCCGGCGCCGCACGGCTCTGTCGCTGCCCATCGCCCACCGCGACCGCCTCACGGGCCTGCCGGGCTACGCGCGCGCGCTGCGCCGCTACCGCCGGCTGCTCGTCGGCCTCATCGCCAGCCTCCTCGTGCTGCTCGTGGGCGTGGCGCTCATCACGGCGCGGCCCGCCTCCGTGTCATCCGTTCAACCTAAACTCAGCAACCGCGACATCGTGCTCTGCCTCGACGTCTCGGGGTCGATGGTCGACTACGACAGAGAGGTGCTCGACGTGTTCGGCGAGCTGGCCGAACAGTTCACGGGGGAGCGCATCTCGCTCGTCGTGTTCAACGCCTCCGCGGTCACCCGGTTCCCGCTGACGAGCGACTACGAGTACATCGCCGACCAGTTCGCCGCGCTGCGCGACGACTTCGACTCCGAGACCAGCGACTACTACCGCGGAACACTGTTCGGCAACGGCTCCTCGCTCGTCGGCGACGGACTCGCGTCGTGCGTCGTGCGCTTCGACACACCCGACGCCGAACGCAGCCGCTCGGTGATTCTGGTGACCGACAACCTCATCGCCGGCGAGCCGATCTTCACCCTGCCGGAGGCGGGAGCGCTCGCGCAGCAGCGGGGCGTCACCGTCTACGGCATCAACCCGGGCGACACCGACGCGAAGGCCTACCTTGACGACCTGGCGGTCGAGTTCCGCACGGTGGTGGAGGGCACACAGGGCTCGTACTTCGCGCTCGACGACCCGAAGGCCATCCCGTCTATCGTCGACGAGATCACCTCCCAGCAGGCCGCCGAGATGGTGGGGGAACCGCAGATCGTGCTCACCGACCGGCCCGAGGTGCCCGTGCTCATCGCCTTCCTCGGGCTCGCGGGGCTGTTCGTCTTCGCTTGGAGGTTGCGCCGATGA
- a CDS encoding AAA family ATPase, with the protein MTRISPDELARAKSILDTITASYGHTVVGQDGLRSSLMIALMTGGHILLESVPGLAKTTAAKALADAVSASFKRIQCTPDLLPSDIIGSQVFDYATSSFSTQLGPVHANFVLLDEINRSSAKTQSAMLEAMQERQTTIGGEVFPLPHPFLVLATQNPIEQEGTYHLPEAQLDRFLLKEVLDYPEFAEEIEILARLEAGVYDDDESTDVHPATVTIDDVLFLQSVTKRVFLDDSITNYIVSAVYVTRHADQYIGAELAGSIEYGASPRASIAFSKAARALALLNGRDHVIPEDVKTLRHVVLRHRIILNFEAIADNIVPETIIDAVFDAVQAP; encoded by the coding sequence GTGACCCGCATCTCGCCGGACGAGCTCGCGCGGGCGAAGTCCATCCTCGACACCATCACGGCGTCCTACGGGCACACCGTCGTCGGCCAGGACGGCTTGCGCTCGAGCCTGATGATCGCGCTCATGACCGGCGGACACATCCTGCTCGAGAGCGTGCCAGGCCTCGCGAAGACCACCGCGGCCAAGGCACTCGCCGACGCCGTGAGCGCGAGCTTCAAGCGCATCCAGTGCACCCCCGACCTGCTGCCCTCCGACATCATCGGCAGCCAGGTCTTCGACTACGCCACGTCGAGCTTCTCAACCCAGCTCGGACCGGTGCACGCCAACTTCGTGCTGCTCGACGAGATCAACCGCTCGAGCGCCAAGACGCAGTCGGCGATGCTCGAGGCGATGCAGGAGCGCCAGACCACGATCGGCGGCGAGGTGTTCCCGCTGCCGCACCCGTTCCTCGTGCTCGCCACGCAGAACCCGATCGAGCAGGAGGGCACGTACCACCTGCCCGAGGCCCAGCTCGACCGCTTCCTACTCAAGGAGGTGCTCGACTACCCCGAGTTCGCCGAGGAGATCGAGATCCTCGCCCGCCTCGAGGCCGGTGTCTACGACGACGACGAGTCGACCGACGTGCACCCCGCCACGGTCACCATCGACGACGTGCTCTTCCTGCAGTCCGTCACGAAGCGCGTCTTCCTCGACGACTCGATCACGAACTACATCGTCTCGGCCGTGTACGTCACCCGTCACGCCGACCAGTACATCGGTGCCGAGCTCGCGGGCAGCATCGAGTACGGCGCGAGCCCGCGCGCGAGCATCGCGTTCAGCAAGGCCGCGCGGGCGCTCGCCCTGCTAAACGGTCGGGACCACGTGATTCCGGAGGACGTGAAGACCCTGCGCCACGTCGTACTGCGGCACCGGATCATCCTGAACTTCGAGGCGATCGCCGACAACATCGTTCCCGAGACCATCATCGACGCCGTCTTCGACGCCGTGCAGGCGCCATAG
- a CDS encoding DUF58 domain-containing protein, with translation MTSLLRRVKTTLSIRAHRRVRGLLEGEYTSVFHGRSMEFDDLRPYVAGDEVRDIDWKATARLRTPMTKRFIASRKHTVLVIADTGRNMAALAEHGETKRDLAVLAAGTVGYLAIRHGDRVAMVAGDADHTLFVEPASTEAHLERMLQKIDTNTRVDSGASDLTRQLEYAAKVFRRRMIVFVIADDRELGAEEQRLVRRLCVQHEVLWLRIGDADLMKPEWGSSGMHDVHDEASIPAFLRGDASLRAEFRAAVAESSARAEDVFESFAVSSQRVSSEAQVVPGLFRLLEVHRHARR, from the coding sequence GTGACATCCCTGCTGCGTCGCGTCAAAACGACACTCTCGATCCGCGCGCACCGCAGGGTGCGCGGGCTGCTCGAGGGGGAGTACACGTCGGTCTTCCACGGGCGCAGTATGGAGTTCGACGACCTCCGGCCCTACGTCGCGGGCGACGAGGTGCGGGATATCGACTGGAAGGCTACGGCCAGGCTGCGCACGCCGATGACGAAGAGGTTCATCGCCTCGCGCAAGCACACGGTGCTCGTGATCGCCGATACCGGCCGCAATATGGCCGCCCTCGCCGAGCACGGCGAGACGAAGCGCGACCTCGCGGTGCTCGCGGCGGGAACCGTCGGCTATCTCGCCATCCGGCACGGCGACCGGGTCGCCATGGTCGCGGGCGACGCCGACCACACCCTCTTCGTCGAACCGGCGTCGACCGAGGCGCACCTCGAGCGGATGCTGCAGAAGATCGACACGAACACTCGCGTCGATTCCGGCGCGAGCGACCTGACCAGGCAGCTCGAGTACGCGGCGAAGGTGTTCCGCCGCCGCATGATCGTGTTCGTCATCGCCGACGACCGCGAGCTCGGCGCCGAAGAGCAGCGACTCGTGCGCCGGCTGTGTGTGCAGCACGAGGTGCTCTGGCTGCGTATCGGCGACGCCGACCTGATGAAGCCCGAGTGGGGGAGCAGCGGAATGCACGACGTACACGACGAAGCGTCGATCCCGGCGTTCCTGCGCGGGGACGCGTCGCTGCGGGCGGAGTTCAGAGCCGCGGTCGCCGAGAGTTCGGCCAGGGCGGAAGACGTCTTCGAGAGCTTCGCCGTGAGCAGCCAGCGCGTGAGCAGCGAGGCGCAGGTCGTTCCGGGGCTGTTCCGGCTACTGGAGGTGCACCGTCATGCGCGTCGTTGA
- a CDS encoding M50 family metallopeptidase: protein MESVLLYVLGILVVVVGLALSIGLHEVGHLLPAKLFGVRVGQYMIGFGPTLWSRRFGETEYGLKAIPMGGYISMAGMYPPAKDGTVSARTASTGFFQTLVQDARTASAETVVVGQEERVFYRLAVWKRIVIMLGGPVMNLLIGIVLYAVLLMGFGAQQVSTTIGSVSECVVSQTSESTDGGTECSAGDTEAPGAAAGILPGDKLVSLDGTTITEWDQATAIIRDSAGDDLTIVVERDGETVTLTSVPLLTERYVYDADGAIVEDSDGNSVTEEVGFLGIGPAYETVKQPITAVLPAVGDNIGRVGHMILNLPERLVDVVNAAFGTEERDPNGPISVVGVGRLAGEISSLDTIPIVDKASGLIGLLASLNIALFVFNLVPLMPLDGGHVAGALWEGIRRFFAKLFGRKDPGPVDIAKLVPLTLVVVVLLGSMSALLIYADLVKPISIL from the coding sequence GTGGAATCCGTCCTTCTCTATGTGCTCGGCATACTCGTCGTCGTCGTCGGCCTAGCGCTGTCGATCGGCCTGCACGAGGTTGGCCACCTCCTGCCCGCAAAACTCTTCGGGGTGAGGGTGGGCCAGTACATGATCGGCTTCGGTCCGACGCTCTGGTCGCGCCGGTTCGGCGAGACCGAGTACGGCCTCAAGGCAATCCCGATGGGCGGCTACATCTCGATGGCGGGCATGTACCCGCCGGCGAAAGACGGCACCGTTTCGGCGCGCACCGCGAGCACCGGCTTCTTCCAGACGCTGGTTCAGGATGCGAGAACGGCGAGTGCGGAGACCGTAGTGGTCGGGCAGGAGGAGCGCGTCTTCTACCGGCTCGCCGTGTGGAAGCGCATCGTCATCATGCTCGGCGGGCCCGTGATGAACCTGCTGATCGGCATCGTGCTCTACGCCGTGCTGCTCATGGGCTTCGGCGCCCAGCAGGTCTCCACGACGATCGGCAGCGTCTCCGAGTGCGTCGTGAGCCAGACGAGTGAGAGCACCGACGGCGGCACGGAGTGTTCGGCCGGCGACACCGAGGCCCCAGGGGCGGCGGCCGGCATCCTGCCCGGCGACAAGCTCGTGAGCCTCGACGGCACCACGATCACCGAGTGGGACCAGGCCACGGCGATCATCCGCGACTCCGCGGGAGACGACCTCACCATCGTCGTAGAGCGCGACGGCGAGACCGTGACGCTCACCTCGGTCCCGCTGCTCACCGAGCGCTACGTCTACGACGCCGACGGTGCGATCGTCGAAGACTCCGACGGCAACTCGGTCACCGAAGAGGTCGGCTTCCTCGGCATCGGCCCAGCCTACGAGACCGTCAAACAGCCGATCACCGCCGTGCTGCCCGCCGTCGGCGACAACATCGGTCGCGTCGGCCACATGATCCTGAACCTGCCCGAGCGCCTCGTCGACGTCGTGAACGCCGCCTTCGGGACCGAGGAACGCGACCCCAACGGCCCGATCAGTGTCGTCGGCGTCGGACGCCTGGCCGGCGAGATCTCGAGCCTCGACACCATCCCGATCGTCGACAAGGCGTCCGGGCTCATCGGTCTGCTCGCGTCGCTGAACATCGCGCTGTTCGTGTTCAACCTGGTTCCGCTCATGCCCCTCGACGGCGGCCACGTCGCCGGCGCGCTGTGGGAGGGCATCCGTCGCTTCTTCGCGAAGCTGTTCGGCCGCAAAGACCCGGGCCCCGTCGACATCGCCAAGCTCGTACCACTCACCCTCGTGGTCGTCGTGCTGCTCGGCAGCATGAGCGCGCTGCTCATCTACGCCGACCTGGTTAAGCCGATCAGCATCCTCTAG
- a CDS encoding proline--tRNA ligase, producing the protein MSTRLSQLFVRTLREDPVDAEVASHRLLVRAGYIRRQAPGIYAWLPLGLKVKRKIEAIIREEMEAAGAQEVHFPGLLPREPYETTGRWTEYGDNLFRLTDRKGADYLLAPTHEEVFTLLVKDLYSSYKDLPLSIYQIQDKYRDEARSRGGLLRGREFTMKDAYSFDYTDAGLDLSYQAQRDAYERIFARLGLEYVIVKADAGAMGGSRSEEFLHPTPVGEDTFVRTDGGYAANVEAFTTVVPDALPVDGLPEARVFDSPNTPTIQTLVDLANAEQPRADRPWTAADTLKNVVLALVNLDGTRELVVVGLPGDREVDLKRVEVAFAPAEVEAAGESDFAKYPLLVKGYIGPWSSVGPVLGTESSSGIRYLLDPRVVDGTQWITGANVDQKHVLGLVAGRDFVGDGVVEASDVRVGDPAPDGSGSVELARGMEIGHVFQLGRKYAEALGLKVLDENGKQVTVTMGSYGIGVTRVLAVIAESTNDGKGLLWPAEVSPFDVHVVAAGKEPVVWETAEALVTALEGKGKDVLFDDRPKVSPGVKFGDAELLGVPLIVIVGRGAVDGNVELWDRRTNERTPYTVAELVEVLSK; encoded by the coding sequence GTGTCTACTCGTCTCTCGCAGCTCTTCGTCCGCACCCTCCGTGAAGATCCCGTCGATGCGGAGGTGGCCAGCCACCGCCTGCTCGTGCGTGCGGGCTACATCCGCCGCCAGGCGCCCGGAATCTACGCCTGGCTGCCGCTCGGCCTCAAGGTAAAGCGCAAGATCGAGGCCATCATCCGCGAGGAGATGGAGGCCGCCGGCGCCCAGGAAGTGCACTTCCCCGGTCTGCTGCCGCGCGAACCCTACGAGACCACGGGCCGCTGGACCGAGTACGGCGACAACCTCTTCCGCCTCACCGACCGCAAGGGCGCCGACTACCTGCTCGCGCCGACGCACGAGGAAGTCTTCACGCTGCTCGTGAAAGACCTCTACTCGTCGTACAAAGACCTGCCGCTCTCGATCTACCAGATCCAGGACAAGTACCGCGACGAGGCACGCTCCCGCGGCGGACTGCTGCGCGGCCGCGAGTTCACGATGAAGGACGCCTACAGCTTCGACTACACCGACGCGGGGCTCGATCTCAGCTACCAGGCCCAGCGCGACGCCTACGAGCGCATCTTCGCGCGCCTCGGGCTCGAGTACGTCATCGTCAAGGCCGACGCCGGGGCGATGGGCGGAAGCCGCTCCGAAGAATTCCTGCACCCCACGCCGGTGGGAGAAGACACTTTCGTGCGAACGGATGGCGGCTACGCCGCGAACGTGGAAGCGTTCACGACGGTCGTGCCCGACGCCCTCCCCGTCGACGGCCTGCCCGAGGCCCGCGTGTTCGACTCGCCCAACACGCCGACCATCCAGACGCTCGTCGACCTGGCCAACGCCGAGCAGCCCCGCGCCGACCGGCCGTGGACCGCGGCCGACACGCTCAAGAACGTCGTGCTCGCGCTCGTGAATCTCGACGGCACGCGCGAACTCGTCGTCGTCGGCCTGCCCGGCGACCGCGAGGTCGACCTCAAGCGCGTCGAGGTGGCGTTCGCTCCCGCCGAAGTGGAAGCAGCAGGCGAGAGCGACTTCGCGAAGTACCCGCTGCTGGTCAAGGGCTACATCGGACCGTGGTCGAGTGTCGGGCCCGTGCTGGGCACCGAGTCATCCAGTGGCATCCGCTACCTGCTCGACCCCCGTGTCGTCGACGGGACCCAGTGGATCACCGGCGCGAACGTCGACCAGAAGCACGTGCTCGGACTCGTCGCCGGCCGCGACTTCGTCGGCGACGGCGTCGTCGAGGCCTCGGACGTACGGGTCGGCGACCCGGCGCCCGACGGTTCCGGCTCGGTCGAGCTCGCCCGCGGTATGGAGATCGGCCACGTCTTCCAGCTCGGCCGCAAGTACGCCGAGGCGCTCGGCCTCAAGGTGCTCGACGAGAACGGCAAGCAGGTCACGGTGACCATGGGCTCGTACGGCATCGGCGTGACGCGCGTGCTCGCGGTGATCGCCGAGAGCACCAACGACGGAAAGGGCCTGCTGTGGCCCGCCGAGGTGAGCCCCTTCGACGTGCATGTCGTGGCCGCTGGCAAGGAGCCGGTGGTCTGGGAGACGGCCGAGGCCCTCGTGACGGCGCTCGAGGGGAAGGGCAAGGACGTGCTGTTCGACGACCGCCCCAAGGTCTCGCCGGGCGTCAAGTTCGGCGATGCCGAACTGCTGGGCGTTCCGCTCATCGTGATCGTCGGTCGCGGTGCCGTCGACGGCAACGTCGAGCTGTGGGACCGCCGCACGAACGAACGCACGCCGTACACGGTCGCCGAGCTCGTCGAGGTCCTGTCGAAGTGA
- a CDS encoding vWA domain-containing protein, with protein MTFDSLVPLWLLVLLAAVFAAFAVWRILRAPSVRVGVAWVARIAAVVLLAAVAAQPIIPAPPAQRSVAEGGLEVYIAVDTTSSMAAEDWAGGAPRLDGVKADIRAIAQQLDGASFSLVTFDGAVVQRVPLTTDATALVSAGDVLTQEVTAYSLGSSVDEPVAVLGEILGEAAAENPRQRRVLFYLGDGEQTSGAVPGSFESLAPLLSGGAVLGYGTAEGGPMRQFDGGYVDPAAPAPYIQDYSAGEPVDAISRIDEEQLAEIAAQLGVGYTQRTAASSIEPVLAEFDVGDADITEGARGVRTELYWIPAIPLGLLALVEIVLLGGALAELKPKGRREVTT; from the coding sequence ATGACCTTCGACTCGCTCGTACCGCTGTGGTTGCTCGTTCTCCTGGCCGCCGTCTTCGCCGCGTTCGCCGTCTGGCGCATCCTGCGGGCACCGTCCGTGCGGGTCGGCGTCGCGTGGGTGGCGCGCATCGCCGCCGTGGTTTTGCTGGCCGCGGTGGCGGCGCAGCCCATCATCCCTGCACCGCCCGCGCAGCGCTCCGTGGCCGAGGGCGGACTCGAGGTCTACATCGCGGTCGACACCACCAGCAGTATGGCCGCGGAAGACTGGGCCGGCGGCGCCCCGCGGCTCGACGGCGTCAAGGCCGACATCCGAGCGATCGCCCAGCAGCTCGACGGGGCGAGCTTCTCGCTCGTCACCTTCGACGGTGCCGTGGTGCAGCGGGTGCCGTTGACGACGGATGCCACGGCTCTCGTCTCCGCGGGTGACGTGCTCACGCAGGAGGTCACCGCGTACTCGCTCGGCAGCAGCGTCGACGAGCCCGTCGCCGTGCTCGGCGAGATCCTCGGTGAGGCCGCCGCCGAGAACCCGCGCCAGAGACGGGTGCTGTTCTACCTCGGCGACGGCGAACAGACCTCCGGAGCCGTGCCGGGCAGCTTCGAGTCGCTCGCCCCCCTGCTCAGCGGGGGAGCCGTGCTGGGCTACGGCACGGCCGAGGGCGGCCCCATGCGCCAGTTCGACGGCGGCTACGTCGACCCGGCGGCACCGGCGCCCTACATCCAGGACTACAGCGCGGGGGAACCGGTCGACGCGATCTCGCGCATCGACGAGGAGCAGCTCGCCGAGATCGCCGCCCAGCTCGGTGTCGGCTACACGCAGCGCACCGCCGCCTCGAGCATCGAGCCGGTCTTGGCCGAGTTCGACGTGGGCGATGCGGACATCACCGAGGGCGCCCGCGGGGTGCGCACCGAGCTCTACTGGATTCCGGCGATCCCGCTCGGTCTCCTCGCCCTCGTCGAGATCGTGCTGCTGGGCGGCGCCCTCGCCGAGTTGAAGCCCAAGGGAAGACGGGAGGTGACCACGTGA
- the dxr gene encoding 1-deoxy-D-xylulose-5-phosphate reductoisomerase, giving the protein MRKVIVLGSTGSIGVQALEVIAENPERFELVGLAAGTNAQKLAEQAAAFGVEHTALGAEGASDLVRGVTADVVLNGITGSVGLGPTLATLETDATLALANKESLIVGGDLVKALASPGQIVPVDSEHSAIAQALLAGTAAEVRRLIVTASGGPFRGRSRDSLANVTPREALAHPTWDMGLVITTNSATLVNKGLEVIEAHLLFDVPYDRIDVTVHPQSIVHSMVEFVDGSTIAQASPPNMKLPISLGLDWPNRVEEVGTPLDWTVASTWTFEPLDDDVFPAVQLAKTVGRLGGTFPAVFNAANEQAVLAFHAGRIGFLDILDTIERVVEKHEAGERSLEGVYEAERWARKTADALLDAH; this is encoded by the coding sequence GTGCGCAAAGTCATAGTCCTCGGGTCCACGGGATCCATCGGTGTGCAGGCCCTCGAGGTCATCGCCGAGAATCCCGAACGTTTCGAACTCGTCGGCCTCGCCGCGGGTACCAATGCGCAGAAACTCGCCGAACAGGCAGCAGCCTTCGGCGTCGAGCACACTGCGCTCGGCGCCGAGGGGGCGAGCGACCTCGTGCGCGGCGTCACCGCCGACGTCGTGCTCAACGGCATTACCGGATCGGTCGGCCTCGGCCCGACGCTGGCAACGCTCGAAACGGATGCGACGCTCGCGTTGGCGAACAAGGAGTCGCTGATCGTGGGCGGAGACCTGGTCAAGGCCCTCGCCAGCCCCGGCCAGATCGTGCCCGTCGACTCGGAGCACTCGGCCATCGCCCAGGCTCTCCTCGCCGGAACCGCGGCCGAGGTGCGCCGGCTCATCGTGACGGCGTCGGGCGGTCCGTTCCGCGGACGCTCCCGCGACTCGCTCGCCAACGTCACCCCGCGCGAGGCGCTCGCGCATCCGACCTGGGACATGGGTCTGGTCATCACGACCAACTCGGCCACCCTCGTGAACAAGGGACTCGAGGTCATCGAGGCGCACCTGCTCTTCGACGTGCCCTACGACCGCATCGACGTCACGGTGCACCCGCAGTCGATCGTGCACTCCATGGTGGAGTTCGTCGACGGTTCGACGATCGCCCAGGCCAGTCCGCCGAACATGAAGCTGCCCATCTCGCTCGGTCTCGACTGGCCGAACAGGGTCGAAGAGGTCGGGACGCCGCTCGACTGGACCGTCGCGAGCACCTGGACGTTCGAGCCGCTCGACGACGACGTCTTCCCCGCCGTTCAGCTCGCCAAGACCGTGGGCCGGCTCGGCGGCACGTTCCCCGCCGTGTTCAACGCCGCGAACGAGCAGGCGGTGCTCGCCTTCCACGCCGGCCGCATCGGCTTCCTCGATATCCTCGACACCATCGAGCGCGTCGTCGAGAAGCACGAGGCGGGGGAGCGTTCCCTCGAGGGCGTCTACGAGGCCGAGCGCTGGGCCCGCAAGACGGCAGACGCACTGCTCGACGCGCACTAG
- a CDS encoding tetratricopeptide repeat protein, with protein MSSHAHQDDTRARRRRRAKYLLWSLPVLVALLYLAVRLIGLSVVNQTAIDLYDSGLYEASEDRSTSLLDQQIVEPYLPWFNRGDAKAAQEEYTDAVDDFERALELAPAERQCDVRVNLALSWERLGDIYSAAGFPDGAKQLYEASLAVIAEGEDCVPPEPSGVDLTEAGPRVQGKIDQAEQQSQAADPGGDTDSGGLDQQLDELGQKGQAGEQDLQNGESLDRGEDSGNQGFPLKPW; from the coding sequence GTGAGCTCGCACGCGCACCAGGACGACACGCGCGCCCGGCGTCGGCGCCGCGCCAAGTACCTGCTCTGGTCGCTGCCCGTTCTCGTCGCACTGCTCTACCTGGCCGTGCGGCTGATCGGGCTCTCCGTGGTGAACCAGACCGCCATCGACCTGTACGACTCCGGCCTGTACGAGGCGAGCGAGGACCGTTCGACGAGCCTGCTCGATCAGCAGATCGTCGAGCCCTACCTGCCATGGTTCAACCGTGGCGATGCCAAGGCGGCGCAGGAGGAGTACACCGACGCGGTCGACGACTTCGAACGCGCCCTTGAGCTCGCCCCCGCCGAGCGCCAGTGCGATGTCCGCGTCAATCTCGCCCTCAGCTGGGAGCGGCTCGGCGACATCTACTCCGCCGCCGGTTTCCCCGACGGCGCGAAGCAGCTCTACGAGGCGTCGCTCGCCGTCATCGCCGAGGGGGAGGACTGCGTGCCGCCCGAGCCGTCCGGAGTCGACCTGACCGAGGCCGGCCCGCGTGTGCAGGGCAAGATCGACCAGGCCGAGCAGCAGAGCCAGGCCGCCGATCCCGGCGGGGACACCGACTCCGGCGGCCTCGACCAGCAGCTCGACGAGCTCGGGCAGAAGGGGCAGGCGGGGGAGCAGGACCTGCAGAACGGCGAGTCGCTCGACCGGGGCGAAGACAGCGGAAACCAGGGCTTCCCGCTCAAACCGTGGTGA
- the ispG gene encoding flavodoxin-dependent (E)-4-hydroxy-3-methylbut-2-enyl-diphosphate synthase, with product MPAINLGLPKAPNVLTPRRKTRQIKVGKVGVGSESQVSVQSMTTTQTTNINATLQQIAELTATGCDIVRVAVPHQDDADVLHIIASKSQLPIIADIHFQPRYVYSAIDAGVGAVRVNPGNIRKFDDQVGKIAAAAKAAGVSIRIGVNAGSLEPSLLQKYGKATPEALVESAVWEASLFEEHDFHDFKISVKHNDPVTMVKAYRLLAERGDWPLHLGVTEAGPEFQGTIKSATAFGLLLGEGIGDTIRVSLSAPPAQEVKVGLQILQSLGLRERKLEIVSCPSCGRAQVDVYKLANDVTEGLEKMTVPLRVAVMGCVVNGPGEAREADLGVASGNGRGQIFVKGEVIKTVPEADIVATLIEEANRLAAEMPVGATGSPVVVTP from the coding sequence GTGCCTGCCATAAACCTCGGACTCCCCAAAGCCCCCAACGTCCTCACCCCCCGCCGAAAGACCCGCCAGATCAAGGTCGGCAAGGTCGGAGTGGGCAGCGAGTCCCAAGTCAGCGTGCAGTCGATGACCACCACGCAGACGACCAACATCAACGCCACCCTGCAGCAGATCGCCGAACTGACGGCGACCGGCTGCGACATCGTGCGCGTGGCCGTTCCGCATCAGGACGACGCGGACGTGCTGCACATCATCGCGTCGAAGAGCCAGCTGCCGATCATCGCCGACATCCACTTCCAGCCCCGCTACGTCTACTCGGCGATCGATGCGGGTGTCGGCGCCGTGCGCGTCAACCCGGGCAACATCCGCAAGTTCGACGATCAGGTCGGCAAGATCGCCGCGGCAGCGAAGGCCGCGGGCGTCTCGATCCGCATCGGCGTCAACGCCGGTTCGCTCGAACCGAGCCTGCTGCAGAAGTACGGCAAGGCCACCCCCGAGGCCCTCGTCGAGAGCGCCGTCTGGGAGGCGAGCCTGTTCGAGGAGCACGACTTCCACGACTTCAAGATCTCGGTCAAGCACAACGACCCCGTCACGATGGTTAAGGCCTACCGCCTGCTCGCCGAGCGCGGCGACTGGCCGCTGCACCTCGGTGTCACCGAGGCCGGCCCCGAGTTCCAGGGCACCATCAAGAGCGCCACCGCCTTCGGCCTGCTTCTCGGCGAGGGCATCGGCGACACCATCCGTGTCTCGCTGTCCGCCCCTCCCGCGCAGGAGGTCAAGGTGGGCCTGCAGATCCTGCAGTCCCTCGGGCTGCGCGAGCGCAAGCTCGAGATCGTGTCCTGCCCGAGCTGCGGACGCGCCCAGGTCGACGTCTACAAGCTCGCCAACGACGTGACCGAGGGGCTCGAGAAGATGACCGTGCCGCTGCGCGTCGCCGTCATGGGCTGCGTCGTGAACGGACCGGGCGAGGCCCGGGAGGCAGACCTCGGCGTCGCGAGCGGAAACGGTCGCGGCCAGATCTTCGTCAAGGGCGAGGTCATCAAGACCGTGCCGGAGGCCGACATCGTCGCCACACTGATCGAGGAGGCCAACCGCCTCGCCGCCGAGATGCCGGTGGGTGCCACGGGTTCGCCGGTAGTCGTCACGCCGTAG